One segment of Streptomyces sp. YIM 121038 DNA contains the following:
- a CDS encoding SDR family NAD(P)-dependent oxidoreductase has protein sequence MPSTPHADTPRKPGIAVVTGASGGIGAATARGLAEAGYRVVLTARRKDRVEALAAELTEAGHSATAYGLDVTDRAAVDTFATAFQKIAVLVNNAGGALGADPVATGDPADWRQMYETNVIGTLNVTQALLPALTASGDGTVVVVSSTAGHATYEGGAGYVAAKHGAHVLAETLRLEIVGTPVRVIEIAPGMVRTEGFALTRFGGDAEKAAKVYAGVAEPLTAEDVADTITWAVTRPPHVNVDLLVVRPRAQASNTKVHREQP, from the coding sequence ATGCCGTCCACGCCGCACGCCGACACCCCCCGCAAGCCCGGCATCGCCGTCGTCACCGGCGCCAGCGGCGGCATCGGCGCCGCGACGGCGCGCGGCCTCGCCGAGGCCGGATACCGCGTCGTCCTGACGGCCCGCCGCAAGGACCGCGTCGAGGCGCTCGCGGCGGAGCTGACGGAGGCGGGCCACAGCGCGACGGCGTACGGCCTCGACGTCACCGACCGCGCGGCCGTCGACACCTTCGCCACGGCCTTCCAGAAGATCGCCGTCCTGGTGAACAACGCGGGCGGCGCGCTCGGCGCCGACCCGGTCGCCACCGGCGACCCGGCCGACTGGCGGCAGATGTACGAGACGAACGTCATCGGCACCCTGAACGTCACCCAGGCCCTGCTGCCCGCCCTCACCGCGAGCGGCGACGGCACGGTGGTCGTCGTCTCCTCCACCGCGGGCCACGCCACGTACGAGGGCGGCGCGGGCTACGTGGCCGCCAAGCACGGCGCCCACGTCCTCGCCGAGACCCTCCGCCTGGAGATCGTCGGCACCCCCGTCCGCGTCATCGAGATCGCCCCCGGCATGGTCAGGACCGAGGGCTTCGCCCTCACCCGCTTCGGCGGCGACGCGGAGAAGGCCGCGAAGGTCTACGCGGGCGTGGCCGAGCCCCTGACCGCCGAGGACGTCGCCGACACGATCACCTGGGCGGTCACCCGCCCGCCGCACGTCAACGTCGACCTGCTGGTGGTCCGCCCCCGCGCCCAGGCCTCCAACACGAAGGTCCACCGGGAACAGCCGTGA